CGAACACGAATGGCGCCACGATAAGATTGCCGCTCGCAAGCATCTCGCGGAGCCGCGCTCTCGGCTGATTCATCGGAATCTCCTTGTGTGAGAGAAAAAAGACGGATTGATGCGCGCGACGGCGACGGGCCCGAGCCTCGCGCTCAAGCGAAGTAATCTTCGGCGCGAATCGATGGAACCTCGAGCTGGAACACGCGGCTGTTGCGCAGCACCTTCAACTGGATGTTCTCGCCGGGGTTGTGATTGCGCAGCGCCTCGTACAGCAGGCGGCGATCGTTCACCTCATTGCCGTTGATTTCGAGCAACAGATCGCCCTGCTGCAATCCCGCCTTCTCGCCCGGTCCGCCGGGCATCACGCCCGCCACCACGACGTGCTCCCGCAGCGTGTACGACAGCAGGCCCAGCCACGCGCGCGGGGCGGCGGTTACGCGGCGGCCGAATTTCGTAAGCTCGTCACGCACGGTGAGTACGTTGTCGCCCGGTACGCCCAGAATCGCACGGCTCAGATCGGCGAAATTCAGGTACGACACCCCGATTACCTGCGACCTGGCATTGCAAATCGGCCCGCCGCTCATCCCGATATTGAGCGACGACGCGGTGACGCAGACGCATCTGTCGAGCACGAATTCCCACACCGCATCGAACGGCCCGAGGTAGGTGATGATGCCGCAATCGGCGCATCGCTTTTCACCGCCCATGCTCGAAACCGTGAATGCCTCCTGCCCGATGACGCAACTGTCGCTCGAAACCACCTCGACGAATGGCAGGCGTTCGCGATCGATCTTCAGCACGCCGAGTCCGGTGGTGTAATCCTTGCCGACGATTTTCGCTTCGTGCTGCTCGCCGTCCGGCAGCGTCACGATTACGTTCTGCGCCCCGAGCAGCAGGTAGTGCACCGTCAGGATGAGACCGTCGCTGCTGATGATCGTGCCGGTGCCGCGCCGATCGGTGCCGAGTCCGATCGCGGTCGAGACGTGCGTCGCGGGGATGTGCGAATGCACGCCGACGGTGGCGCGCAGAACTTTCTCAAGCACTAGTGGCGGGGCATTCACGATCGTAGTTTCCTGCGAATTAGGCTAGGACCGCAGGCTCAGTGTTTCAAGCGGCGGCGCGCGAAAAAAAGGGTGGTCCTCAATGAGGGCCACCCTGCATCGTTAGCGAAGAAAATTACCTGGCGTTTTTCAGCGGAGCTTCAGGCGTCGCGATTTCATTCGCGCGAATCGTGAGCAACTGCAGCGCCTGTCCGAGATCGAGTTCGCTGTACTTTTGATTCGAGTATAGCTCGTCGAGTTGCTTGACCGCCTTATCGGAAGACACGTCATTCATCGAAAGCTGACCCGACAATTGATGGATGATCTTGCGTGCGCCCTTCCAGTGGAACAGATCGGCCGCGATGTTGAGGCCGTCGAGCTTGCCGATACTCACGCGCATCGCGTCCGAGTACCCGTTGACGTACCCGTCCTTGGCGGCGGTGTTGAGCCGATT
The nucleotide sequence above comes from Candidatus Binatus sp.. Encoded proteins:
- a CDS encoding S1C family serine protease, producing MLEKVLRATVGVHSHIPATHVSTAIGLGTDRRGTGTIISSDGLILTVHYLLLGAQNVIVTLPDGEQHEAKIVGKDYTTGLGVLKIDRERLPFVEVVSSDSCVIGQEAFTVSSMGGEKRCADCGIITYLGPFDAVWEFVLDRCVCVTASSLNIGMSGGPICNARSQVIGVSYLNFADLSRAILGVPGDNVLTVRDELTKFGRRVTAAPRAWLGLLSYTLREHVVVAGVMPGGPGEKAGLQQGDLLLEINGNEVNDRRLLYEALRNHNPGENIQLKVLRNSRVFQLEVPSIRAEDYFA